A segment of the Frankineae bacterium MT45 genome:
GGTGCGGAAGATGCTGGCCAGTAGTTCACGCGAGTCCGGCGTCTGCTCGAGCGAGACGAGATCGCGGTCGAGCTGATCGAGGTTCTCGTGGCTTTCGATCAGAAATTCCTGGACGATCTCGAGATCGAGATCTTCGTTCGAAGACATCAGGCCCCCTGGCGGCGGAGCTGGGCCGCGTCGTTGTTGAGCGTTTGCGAGTTGTCCGGGGTCTGGCTCGGCTGCGGGCTACGGAACGGGTACGCGCCGAGGTCCGCGTTGAGGGCAAGCAATTCGCGGTGTGCAGCCATTGTGGTGACCATGCGGGCGTACTGGTCGGCCTGCGGTTGAGCTGCGGGCGAGTATGACTGCGACATACGTGAACTTCTCTCTCATCGAGACGCAATGGTGCCGGACACACCTCTTATCGGTCAGGCTCGGACGGATCTGAGAGGCATCGAAGAGTTATCGTCACGCTCAGCGCCGGGTCGCGACCGGTCCAATCGGTCGACAGACATTCCGTGGACGGCCAGTACCTGATACCGTCCGACGAGTCGATGGTCGGTGAAGGAGTGACATGTCAGTCGAGCAGGTAGATGTCCTGATTGTCGGTGCTGGGCTCTCCGGGATCGGCGCCGCCTGCCACCTGCAGATCGACAGTCCGGGGAAGAGTTACGCCATCCTCGAGGCCCGCGAGGCCATGGGCGGCACCTGGGATCTCTTCCGGTATCCGGGCATCCGCTCGGACTCCGACATGTTCACCCTCGGCTACGACTTCCGTCCCTGGACGGACGCGAAGGCGATCGCCGACGGCGAGTCGATCCGCAACTACATCCGCCAGGTCGCCACCGACTACGGCGTCGCCGAGCAGATTCGCTACCGGCACCGGGTGCTGAGCGCCGAATGGTCCACCGCTGACGCCCGCTGGACGGTCACCGTGCAGCGCAGCGCGCCCGACGGCGGCGTCGACACCGTGCTGATCAGCTGCTCCTTCCTCTACGTCTGTGCCGGCTACTACCGCTACGACGAGGGGTACACGCCGGACTTCCCCGGTGTGAAGGACTTCGCCGGCCAGTTGGTGCACCCGCAGCACTGGCCGCAGGACCTCGACTACGCCGACAAGCGAGTCGTCATCATCGGTAGCGGCGCCACCGCGGTGACGCTGGTTCCGGCGCTCGCCGAGCGGGCCGCGCACGTCACCATGCTGCAGCGGTCGCCGACCTACATCGTCTCGCTGCCGTCCCGGGACCCGATCGCCGACGGGCTGCGTAAGCGCCTCTCGCAGCGGCGGGCCTACGCCATCGTCCGCCGCAAGAACGTGCTGGTCACCATGCTCAGCTATCAGCTCAGCCGCCGCCGGCCCCAGCTGATGAAGTCGATCCTGCGCCGCGGAGTCACCCGTCAACTCCCTGAGGGGTACCCGGTGCAGCAGCACTTCGCCCCCAGCTACGAACCCTGGGACCAGCGCCTGTGTGTGGTGCCGGACGGGGACCTCTTCCGGGCCATCCGTCACGGCGACGCCGAGATCGTCACCGACCGGATCGCCACCTTCACCGAGACCGGCATCCGGCTCGAGTCCGGCGCCGAACTGGCGGCCGACATCGTCGTCAGCGCGACCGGACTGAACATGCTCGGGATCGGCGGCATGACGCTGACCGTCGACGGCGAGCCGGTCGACTTCGCCAGCACCCTGGCCTACAAGGGCATGATGCTCTCCGGGGTGCCCAACTTCGCCCTGACGATCGGCTATACGAACGCCTCCTGGACGCTGAAGGCCGACCTCATCGCGCACTACGTCTTCCGGCTCCTGAAGTACATGGACGCCAACGGGTACCAGATCGTCACGCCGACCGCGCCGAAGGATCTCGACCCGTCTGAACTCGGGCCGATCATCGACCTCAAGTCCGGCTACGTGCTGCGCGCGCTGAGCGCGTGGCCCAAGCAGGGTCCGGCCGCGCCGTGGCGGCTGTATCAGAACTACTTCCGAGACGTGAAGCTGATGCGTAAGGGCTCGATCACTGACGAGGTTCGCTTCTCGCGGGCCAGCGGAGTGCCGGCCGAGGAATCTCCAGTCGGATTGTCGCCGTTCGCTTAAGGTGGCAGCCGCCCGGCCGATGGAAGGGCATGCCGGAACGCCCGGTTGTCAGCCAGGCCAGGAGTTCGTCTTGCAAGCAATGGTGATCGACGATTCACGCGCCATGCGCATGATCCTTCGGCGAGTGCTCACGACCGCTGGATTCGAGGTCACCGAGGCTGGTGACGGCCAGGAGGCGCTTGACCTGCTCAACGCCACCGAGGAGCCGCCGACGCTGGCGCTCATCGACTGGAAC
Coding sequences within it:
- a CDS encoding Predicted flavoprotein CzcO associated with the cation diffusion facilitator CzcD, giving the protein MSVEQVDVLIVGAGLSGIGAACHLQIDSPGKSYAILEAREAMGGTWDLFRYPGIRSDSDMFTLGYDFRPWTDAKAIADGESIRNYIRQVATDYGVAEQIRYRHRVLSAEWSTADARWTVTVQRSAPDGGVDTVLISCSFLYVCAGYYRYDEGYTPDFPGVKDFAGQLVHPQHWPQDLDYADKRVVIIGSGATAVTLVPALAERAAHVTMLQRSPTYIVSLPSRDPIADGLRKRLSQRRAYAIVRRKNVLVTMLSYQLSRRRPQLMKSILRRGVTRQLPEGYPVQQHFAPSYEPWDQRLCVVPDGDLFRAIRHGDAEIVTDRIATFTETGIRLESGAELAADIVVSATGLNMLGIGGMTLTVDGEPVDFASTLAYKGMMLSGVPNFALTIGYTNASWTLKADLIAHYVFRLLKYMDANGYQIVTPTAPKDLDPSELGPIIDLKSGYVLRALSAWPKQGPAAPWRLYQNYFRDVKLMRKGSITDEVRFSRASGVPAEESPVGLSPFA